A stretch of the Zeugodacus cucurbitae isolate PBARC_wt_2022May chromosome 6, idZeuCucr1.2, whole genome shotgun sequence genome encodes the following:
- the LOC105214000 gene encoding putative sodium-dependent multivitamin transporter: MEPTFDGWDFAVLITILAISAMIGIYYRYTGGKQKTMKEYHLADQSMTTFPVAVSLMASFMSSISLMGASNESYQFGTMFCVINLSYILSTPIAAYLFLPVFYRMRTMSVYEYLERRFGHSTRLAASMAYSVQMIVYMGIVLYAPALALEAVTGVSKVTAILVIGLICTFYSTIGGLKAVLITDVFQSLLMFAAIYSVIVVSAIKAGGLAPIWQVAEERSRLYFTDFSLDPTVRHTWWSLTIGGMVIYLSLYGVNQVQVQRLLSVRNLESAQAALWWTLPILSTLSFSTLFSGLAIFHYYRNCDPLLEGRIESRDQLMPLFAVDTMGQYPGLCGLFVSGIFSASLSTVSSAVSSLSTVTLEDYIKPLYKCFTKKPLHESKSTLPSKIMACIYGVVCIGMAFTASSMGGVLQASLTIFGVIGGPLLALFSLGLCTTRANQRGVLLGLLIGFIFSFIIGFGGPKQPPTPLDFKADGCTAAGNDNMTLVTAALTQLQNMTFNMTTAPTTTATTLIEYSWFYRLSYLWFSVIGFLITLIVGYVSSLLLETLKWADNKQIYLDYQQIDVDLFIPPLARRLRKHNVEEMTKF, encoded by the exons ATGGAGCCAACTTTTGATGGTTGGGATTTCGCCGTATTGATTACTATACTGGCAATCTCGGCTATGATTGGCATTTACTACCGTTATACGGGAGGAAAGCAGAAAACAATGAAGGAATACCACTTGGCTGATCAGAGTATGACCACATTTCCGGTTGCTGTGAGTTTGATGGCGAGTTTTATGTCCTCCATCTCGTTAATGGGTGCCTCCAATGAGAGTTATCAATTCGGCACCATGTTTTGTGTTATCAACTTGTCTTACATATTGAGCACACCGATTGCAGCGTATTTATTCCTACCGGTCTTCTATCGCATGCGTACGATGAGCGTCTATGAATACTTAGAGCGTCGTTTTGGTCACTCAACACGTCTCGCCGCTTCAATGGCCTACTCCGTACAGATGATAGTTTACATGGGTATTGTGCTTTATGCGCCAGCGCTGGCACTCGAAGCCGTTACCGGTGTGAGCAAAGTTACCGCTATATTGGTTATCGGTCTGATTTGTACCTTCTACTCGACGATTGGTGGCCTGAAAGCTGTGCTAATAACCGATGTCTTTCAATCGCTTTTAATGTTCGCTGCCATTTACTCCGTTATCGTGGTGTCGGCCATCAAAGCTGGTGGTTTGGCCCCAATTTGGCAGGTAGCAGAGGAGCGGAGTCGTTTATATTTCACCGACTTTTCTTTGGATCCCACTGTGCGTCACACTTGGTGGAGTCTCACTATTGGCGGTATGGTGATATATCTGTCATTGTACGGTGTCAACCAGGTGCAAGTGCAAAGGTTATTGAGTGTACGTAATTTGGAGAGCGCACAAGCGGCGCTGTGGTGGACTTTACCCATTTTGAGCACACTCAGTTTCAGCACATTATTCAGTGGTTTAGCGATATTCCACTATTACAGAAATTGTGATCCATTACTGGAGGGTAGAATAGAATCCAGAGATCAATTGATGCCTTTATTTGCGGTGGATACAATGG GTCAATATCCCGGTTTATGTGGCCTCTTCGTCTCGGGCATCTTTTCCGCCAGTCTCTCTACAGTTTCATCAGCAGTTAGTTCATTATCGACCGTTACGTTAGAGGACTACATCAAACCATTGTATAAATGCTTTACGAAGAAACCGTTACATGAAAGCAAATCAACACTGCCGAGTAAAATTATGGCCTGCATTTATGGAGTTGTCTGCATCGGTATGGCATTCACCGCCAGTTCCATGGGTGGTGTTCTACAGGCATCTCTCACCATTTTCGGCGTAATCGGTGGACCATTGTTGGCGCTCTTCTCACTCGGCTTATGCACGACACGTGCGAATCAACGTGGCGTTCTACTCGGTTTACTAATCGGTTTTATATTCTCTTTCATTATCGGTTTCGGTGGCCCGAAACAACCGCCAACACCGTTAGATTTCAAAGCAGACGGTTGCACAGCTGCCGGTAATGATAATATGACTTTGGTTACCGCGGCCCTTACACAATTGCAAAACATGACTTTTAATATGACAaccgcgccaacaacaacagcaacaactcttATAGAATATAGTTGGTTCTATAGATTGTCGTATCTTTGGTTCTCCGTAATcggatttttaattacattaattgTTGGTTATGTTTCGAGTTTGCTCTTGGAGACACTAAAATGGGctgataataaacaaatttacttaGATTATCAACAAATCGATGTAGATCTATTCATACCACCGCTGGCGCGTAGATTAAGAAAGCATAACGTTGAAGAAATGACAAAGTTCTAA